The Dreissena polymorpha isolate Duluth1 chromosome 10, UMN_Dpol_1.0, whole genome shotgun sequence genome includes a region encoding these proteins:
- the LOC127849205 gene encoding neuronal acetylcholine receptor subunit alpha-2-like yields MTVQYAETRYYSPVSPFKFNQIHLSDVAVLQYYDQDSNGTRFVLGEYTAAYETAIRSNTVLDAGYDPISRPNATTEVKVGIGILAIDQLDLLNQMFTVAGWMVLEWRDERLKWTPAAGNGNIKSVFSTSDIIWKPELVIDNALDDLGVITADNLNLRYDFEGNVEWEPPVLFNVHCQVDVTFYPYDQQKCAIVVIGWGYTVEEVDLAFLSQAINTDDLEAHGEWIVTKTETVKAVLDETLEDGTKRQFPKLEFWISVKRRHEYYNLNVIMPVVVTSLLIALTFIVPFESGEKLSYILTVFLSLAVLLTITSDALPPTSITVSNLAMYLGVVTVMAAVGMLITVLLLMVYHNEDAISESTSMSSKCILMIASIAATFIRSSKKHLIGRRATSKVVKVMPVNGHENAAEKQRVKSAESGKERDDDEDANVTWQDVAIILDRFVFIIFLAVSVAINFGFLIGLVVGGNTTAL; encoded by the exons ATGACAGTTCAAT ACGCCGAGACTCGATACTACAGCCCAGTATCCCCATTTAAGTTTAATCAGATCCATTTGTCAGATGTTGCAGTGCTCCAATATTACGACCAGGATTCCAATG GAACGCGGTTTGTACTCGGTGAGTACACTGCCGCCTATGAAACAGCCATTCGCAGCAACACTGTGCTTGATGCAGGTTACGATCCTATTTCCCGTCCCAATGCTACCACAGAGGTCAAAGTCGGCATCGGCATCCTAGCTATCGATCAACTG GATCTTCTAAACCAGATGTTCACAGTCGCTGGTTGGATGGTGCTG GAATGGAGGGACGAGAGACTGAAATGGACCCCGGCAGCAGGGAATGGGAACATAAAGAGCGTCTTCTCAACGAGCGACATTATATGGAAACCGGAATTAGTCATAGACAATGC GTTAGATGACCTAGGCGTGATAACGGCAGACAATCTCAACCTTAGATATGATTTTGAAGGAAATGTGGAGTGGGAACCACCGGTACTTTTCAACGTCCATTGTCAG GTTGACGTGACGTTCTACCCGTACGACCAACAGAAGTGCGCCATAGTTGTGATTGGATGGGGCTACACGGTTGAAGAAGTGGATCTAGCATTCCTCTCCCAGGCTATCAACACCGATGACCTCGA AGCACACGGCGAATGGATTGTCACGAAGACGGAGACCGTGAAAGCTGTTTTAGACGAAACCCTGGAAGACGGGACTAAACGCCAATTTCCAAAACTTGAGTTCTGGATAAGCGTCA AGCGGCGACACGAGTATTACAACCTCAACGTCATCATGCCTGTAGTAGTGACGTCACTACTTATCGCACTGACGTTCATCGTTCCGTTCGAATCAGGCGAAAAGCTCTCGTACATTCTCACGGTGTTTCTGTCCCTAGCCGTGCTCCTCACTATCACTTCGGACGCACTCCCGCCAACTTCAATCACGGTTTCCAATCTAG CTATGTACCTCGGGGTCGTGACGGTCATGGCGGCGGTAGGGATGCTAATAACAGTCCTGCTGCTGATGGTCTACCACAACGAGGATGCTATCAGCGAGTCGACATCCATGTCAAGTAAATGCATTTTGATGATCGCCAGCATCGCCGCTACGTTCATCCGCTCGTCCAAAAAACACCTAATAGGGCGCCGGGCCACATCAAAAGTGGTAAAAGTGATGCCCGTAAATGGCCATGAAAATGCGGCCGAGAAACAGCGCGTGAAAAGCGCGGAATCAGGCAAAGAGCGCGATGACGACGAAGATGCAAACGTAACCTGGCAGGATGTGGCTATAATTCTTGACAGATTCGTCTTTATTATTTTCCTAGCAGTGTCTGTCGCCATAAACTTTGGGTTTTTGATAGGACTCGTTGTTGGTGGAAACACGACTGCTCTATGA